The sequence TGCGGGATCGTCGCGATGGGCGCCACCAACCATCATTATCTAGGCGCCGAATGGCATCTGCGCGACGTGCTGTCATGGTTCGGCGCGCTTACCGCGCCCACCGCGGTCTATCTGGCAGCGGCCGACTTCACCTCCGGCGAGCCTTCGCCCGCGGCCCAGGCGGATCTGAAGGCGCTGGCCGGCGCGCTGCTCAAGCTGCGCGCGCTGCGCTCGGAAGCGCGGGACTTCCTAGGCCCGCTACCTCTGGCCGCCCGGCAGAAGTAGGCACCAGCGTCGCGCCTTTTAAAATCGCGCTGCAACCATCCCCGGATGTTTGAAGCGACCGCTCATTCCGCTCGCGCGCTAACTGCACGCTGACGGCATAGGCCGGCGCTATTGCATCATGAGCAGCAATCCGGGTGGCTAGCAATCGGAGCGCCCAGCGACCTCAAGCGCCGAATCTCCGAGCACACGCAGGGTTTCATCGACGGCTTTACCGCGAAGTACCGAGGCACGCGGCCAGTTTAAGTCTGAGGAACGTTTCGTCGAAATTCTGGTCGAAGCGAAGTATTGAAACTCACAGGCGCTCGCGGACTTGAACCATCACCGATAGCTTACCAATCCAGAACCGTTAGCGGTCATACTTATCCGGAAGCGACTCAGTCGCCGCCGGTAGTCAGCGTCTGGTACCACTGAATGTCCAGACGCACGTTTTCGACATTGCGATCGAAATCGCGCAGCGCGTTACGCGCGTCCTGGCAGCGCGGATTGGCCCTGCGGTTCTGGATCAGGCCGTAGAGCGAATCGTGAAGCAGGGCCGAGCAAGAATAATCCGCCTCCAGGAGCTGCATGCAGACGGGATTGCTTTGCGGGATCGCGCTCAAGCTGACGCCAGTGACCGGAATCTGGCATGCGGGCTGGCTGGCCACGATGCGCAGGCAGGGATTGTCCTGCGGGCAACTGCGCCACACTCCCATCACCAGCGCGCTGCGCCGTTGCAGCAGAGGGCCCACCGAGGCCATCAAACTGGCACATCGATCGCTTACCGGATAGCGCAGCGGCTGGCCGCAGGCCGCGTTCACCTGGTCGGAAAAGTCAGCTTGCAACGCGGGCGGCGTGCTGTTGGCGCGCGCGGCGCATCCCGCCAGCAGAAGTGAAAGGGCCGCTAACCCAGGCACGGCGATCCGTGGCTTCACGACCTCCTCCTGTGAGGATCTGAATCCGGCGATGTTACCTCGCCCAAGGCTACGGCGGATGGCGGGTCGATGCCAAGCCGTGAAGGGCAAAAATCCGCCAATGAGCGATCGCGCGCGGCTTTTTCCCCGCTTGCAGCGGCAAGGGGCGCGAAAGAGCGCCGCTGGCGATCAGGCCACGGAGTGCGCTATCGAATTAGCCGGCGCGCGAGGATCATCCAGGGCGCTCAAGCTGTCAGCACAGAGGAGTATCGCGCATGAGGGCCGGCGAAGTAATTGCGGAAATTCTGCGGCGCGAAGGGGTCACGGCCGTGATCGGCTACCCGGTCAACCACATCTTCGAAGACGCCGCCGCCGCCGACATCCGAACCATCATCGTGCGCCAGGAGCGCACCGGCCTGCATATGGCCGACGCCATTTCGCGTCTGAGCAGCGGCACGCAGTTGGGCGTATTCGCAATGCAACACGGGCCGGGAGCCGAGAATTCCTTCGGCGGCGTGGCGCAGGCCTTCAGCGAGTCGGCGCCGATCCTGGTCTTGGCGCAGGGCTATCCACGCCGGGTGGCTCACATCGCTCCCAACTTCAACGCCGTCACCAATATGGCGCACATCACCAAGTCAGCCGAACCAATCGTGCTAGCAGCCGAAATCCCCAACATCATGCGACGCGCCATCAGCAGGCTGCGCAATGGAAGGGGCGGCCCGGCGCTGGTGGAAATTCCCGCCGACGTCTGGAACGAGCAGCTCCCCGAACCCCTGGATTACGAACCGGTAGTTTCCACCCGCTACACTCCCGATCCCGCCGACGTGCGTAAGGCCGCGGCAATGCTGGTGGCCGCTCAGCATCCGGTGATTTACGCCGGCCAGGGCGTCCATTATGCCCGCGCCTGGAGCGAGCTGCGCCAGCTCGCCGAATTGTTGGCGGCGCCGGTCACCACCAGCCTGGGCGGCAAGAGCGCGCTGGCCGAGGACCATCCGTTGGCCTTGGGTTCGGGCGGCCGCGCGGTACCACGCGCGGTCCATCAATTCCTCCACCAAGCCGACCTGATTTTCGGCGTGGGCTGCAGCTTCACCGAGACTTCCTACGGCGTGGCGATGCCCAAGGGGCGCAAAATCATTCACGCCACCCTCGATCCCGACCATCTCAACAAGGACGTGCGCGCCACCATCGGGCTGCTCGGCGATGCCCGCCTGACTCTGCAGGCGTTGTGTACCGAGGTCGGCCAGCTGCTGAAGGCGCCCCGCAACGCTGCCACCATCGCGGCCGCAATCGCCGAAACGCGCCAGGCCTGGATTGAGGAATGGCGGGCACGGCTGACCTCCAACGAAACGCCGCTCTCGCCCTATCGCGTGATCTGGGACCTGCTGCACACGGTGGATCCCGCCAATACGATCATCACTCACGACGCCGGCAGCCCGCGCGATCAGCTCTCGCCCTTCTGGGTCTCCAAGGCCCCGCTCTCCTATCTGGGATGGGGCAAGACCACGCAATTGGGCTACGGTCTAGGGCTGATCATGGGGGCCAAGCTGCTCCATCCCGACAAGCTGTGCGTCAATGTCTGGGGCGATGCGGCGATCGGCTTTACCGGGATGGATTTCGAGACCGCGGTGCGCGAGCGGATTCCCATCCTGTCGATTCTGCTCAACAATTTTTCGATGGCGATCGAGCTGGCGGTAATGCCAATTTCCACGCGCAAGTATCGCGCGACCGATATTTCCGGCGATTACGCCGCGATGGCGCGCGCCTTTGGCGGCCATGGCGAGCGGGTCACCGCCCCGCAGGAGATCGTCCCCGCGCTCCAGCGCGCGATCGCCAAGACCCGCCAGGGGGTGCCCGCATTGGTCGAGTTCATCACCAGCCAAGAGACCAGAATTTCCGAATATCGTTAACTTGGGGCCTAAAATGAAGCATAGCAGCGAGCGAATTCTAACCACCCATACCGGCAGCCTAGCCCGGCCGCCGCAATTGATCGAGGCGATGGCCGCGGCTTCCGATGGAGCGGCGGGAGCGCGCGAGCGGGCGGAGGGGATGCTGCGCGAAGCGGTCAGCGCAATCGTGCGGCGTCAAGTCGAGACCGGCCTTGACATCGTGGACGACGGCGAATTGGGCAAGCCCAGTTTCCTCAGCTACGTTAACGATCGGCTGGAAGGCTTCGAACTCGATCCCAACTCGGCCGCCAGTCCCTGGAGGAATTCGCGCGAGGCTGCCT comes from Candidatus Binataceae bacterium and encodes:
- a CDS encoding thiamine pyrophosphate-requiring protein, translating into MRAGEVIAEILRREGVTAVIGYPVNHIFEDAAAADIRTIIVRQERTGLHMADAISRLSSGTQLGVFAMQHGPGAENSFGGVAQAFSESAPILVLAQGYPRRVAHIAPNFNAVTNMAHITKSAEPIVLAAEIPNIMRRAISRLRNGRGGPALVEIPADVWNEQLPEPLDYEPVVSTRYTPDPADVRKAAAMLVAAQHPVIYAGQGVHYARAWSELRQLAELLAAPVTTSLGGKSALAEDHPLALGSGGRAVPRAVHQFLHQADLIFGVGCSFTETSYGVAMPKGRKIIHATLDPDHLNKDVRATIGLLGDARLTLQALCTEVGQLLKAPRNAATIAAAIAETRQAWIEEWRARLTSNETPLSPYRVIWDLLHTVDPANTIITHDAGSPRDQLSPFWVSKAPLSYLGWGKTTQLGYGLGLIMGAKLLHPDKLCVNVWGDAAIGFTGMDFETAVRERIPILSILLNNFSMAIELAVMPISTRKYRATDISGDYAAMARAFGGHGERVTAPQEIVPALQRAIAKTRQGVPALVEFITSQETRISEYR